A genomic window from Vigna radiata var. radiata cultivar VC1973A chromosome 2, Vradiata_ver6, whole genome shotgun sequence includes:
- the LOC106779680 gene encoding S-norcoclaurine synthase 2 gives MIGELHHELELHVPASEAWDLFGTLRIGQLIAEELPQLFQSVELTEGDGGVGTVLKLTFAPGVDGPKGYKEKFTKIDNENRVKETEVVEGGYLELGFSLFRVRLEVIEKGEKSSIIKSTIEYELNEENASNASLVSIQSLATIVELAKNYLNKNKPSTQ, from the exons ATGATCGGAGAACTTCATCATGAGCTGGAACTGCACGTGCCGGCGAGTGAGGCATGGGATCTGTTCGGTACCCTTCGAATAGGGCAATTGATCGCCGAAGAACTTCCGCAGCTTTTTCAAAGTGTGGAGCTAACAGAAGGTGATGGAGGAGTTGGCACCGTCCTCAAATTAACTTTCGCACCAG GTGTGGATGGGCCGAAGGGGTACAAGGAGAAGTTCACGAAGATTGATAATGAGAATCGCGTAAAGGAAACAGAGGTGGTTGAAGGAGGGTACTTGGAATTAGGGTTCAGTCTATTTAGGGTTCGTTTAGAAGTGATAGAGAAAGGTGAAAAGTCAAGCATAATCAAATCTACCATCGAGTATGAATTGAACGAAGAAAATGCTTCCAATGCTTCACTTGTCTCTATTCAGTCACTGGCCACCATTGTTGAACTTGCCAAGAATTACCTCAACAAGAACAAGCCTTCCACTCAATGA